One stretch of Cryptococcus neoformans var. neoformans B-3501A chromosome 5, whole genome shotgun sequence DNA includes these proteins:
- a CDS encoding hypothetical protein (Match to EST gb|CF192414.1|CF192414; HMMPfam hit to Exo_endo_phos, Endonuclease/Exonuclease/phosphatase family, score: 132.2, E(): 1.2e-36), producing MASPPHENDEERPQSIAALRSKFESLAVAGVNSAPTDVPSASNGHATVSSTRNGLLTPRPETPVDGQNVKPVPPPKPASRPVSPASASPVPKPASLLPRPAPRQAPSRPTTPKPSFQTHHSTSSVTSVVSATSDSHLNPSDTIASSPAIISPALLPAPAPLRKSAPSVPSKPPSVAVTPSGSDGDENEPVITSVKALRAKFSGQAQAGETALRKPGDVPKTAAVPVVKAAPVHDSPEPLRTPSPAPIPAPVIQRTLDGKTSPVILSPASEGEAPSDTNDYPSHPSPPPPPPAPISRTSSPVPVPASSGPPPINRAHKPPRTAASPAPISRPESNAPTPNSTPPPIPGNKPVVPSRSSSAPEPAVPPPPPERLQPPQLPVRRPTFSSPDTLEPSTASVVSPPALASTPLLHTIHDNNTSARAPAPAPPPLPDRSRANTINRSETIPVSASGGPTSFNANGSESTTMNPPPPPAHPASPSKARTNSGGPPPPLLRSATINRGSSVGSGNGSGGGGGGSPPRRSNTISRAAPYTQEKYSASATSLSLGEKEVYSDEDDEPEEPGAVTNLSAQAKRMLDEFPDMTEANRRPPAFVPDIRIKDCHHVSAFAVYGRYVCMGAHHVRVYDTQLSDHAISVVDLKETGLESRGKDPKVTAMCFRPGATESEEGRYLWCGTKDGHLWELDISTGEVTSTKAFVHTSSISYIWRHRKNIISLDEGGKLLVFDVGDIEGKPPTMARQLRIGDKFGFAKFICGKLWTSSGPLTRSTTSSATSKGPTVRIYDPCAPGTMPPPKTIFATEWAGAVTSATYMPLHHDTIFLGHEGGFVSVWDGKELVCKQVLKISSTDVLALEGVGEYLWTGNRKGQIHVFDIKEKPWLATNIWIGHPDNPVQSLVVDPYSIQSAGRYTCWSFARDALRAWDGLLSVDWIDKQLTARQSSFCTFRPANVLICTWNIDSAKPTDLNGSVANAHFLEDVLRSVDSPDIIVFGFQEVIPLTDKKYTAKTLLFGNKSKDGGAAADRVSHAYRHWLEKLQSAVKMASPSNCPYVKIHSESLVGLFTCIFVKQSEKNFLRDLDITTVKRGIGGIYGNKGAIVSRLVMDDTSICFINVHLAAGQSQKASRNADLAGILEDKAIFPPADELPFVHGGCGTGILDHEMVFLNGDLNYRIDQRRENVISSIANGELAYLLEHDQLRKEMRTNHAFRLRNFEEAPITFAPTYKYNPGTHDYDSSEKRRIPAWCDRILYKKSPRVQALNYQRYEPTVSDHRPVSAGYTITLKAINSLKMMDVRREVTGEWAEREKELLEKMQEVFDGIE from the exons ATGGCATCTCCCCCGCACGAGAACGACGAAGAGCGTCCACAGTCGATAGCTGCTCTCAGAAGCAAGTTTGAGAGCCTCGCAGTCGCTGGTGTGAACTCTGCTCCCACCGACGTACCCTCAGCCAGCAACGGTCATGCAACTGTCAGCTCTACCCGGAACGGCCTCCTCACTCCCAGGCCAGAAACCCCTGTCGATGGCCAAAATGTCAAG CCGgtaccaccaccaaaaCCGGCTTCACGTCCCGTAAGCCCTGCGTCTGCATCGCCAGTCCCGAAGCCTGCGTCTCTGCTTCCGCGTCCTGCACCTCGTCAAGCTCCTAGCAGGCCTACCACTCCCAAACCATCTTTTCAGACCCATCACTCAACATCCTCGGTCACTTCTGTCGTGAGCGCAACATCGGATTCCCATCTCAACCCGTCAGATACAATTGCATCCTCCCCTGCCATAATATCACCTGCTTTACTCCCTGCACCAGCACCGCTTCGCAAGTCTGCCCCTTCTGTCCCCAGCAAACCGCCATCTGTCGCTGTCACTCCCTCAGGTTCagatggtgatgaaaaCGAGCCTGTGATCACGTCTGTAAAGGCTCTTCGTGCAAAGTTCAGCGGTCAAGCTCAGGCTGGCGAAACTGCACTTCGAAAGCCTGGCGATGTTCCCAAGACAGCAGCGGTGCCGGTCGTCAAGGCTGCACCGGTACATGATTCTCCTGAGCCGTTGCGTACCCCTTCACCTGCACCTATTCCTGCTCCAGTCATACAAAGAACGTTAGACGGCAAGACGTCGCCCGTGATATTATCGCCAGCGTCAGAGGGCGAAGCACCTTCAGATACCAATGATTACCCTTCACACCCTAgcccacctcctcctcctcccgcaCCTATCTCACGTACGTCCTCACCTGTCCCAGTTCCAGCCTCTTCTGGTCCTCCTCCCATAAACAGAGCACACAAACCTCCACGAACTGCAGCCAGCCCCGCACCCATCTCCCGTCCCGAATCGAATGCCCCCACACCCAACAGTACACCTCCCCCTATACCAGGCAACAAACCTGTCGTCCCATCTCGCAGCTCTAGTGCTCCAGAACCTGCAGtcccccctccaccgccaGAGCGCCTTCAACCGCCTCAGCTCCCTGTGCGTCGACCGACCTTTTCTTCGCCAGATACGCTTGAGCCTAGCACCGCGTCTGTCGTCTCCCCACCTGCACTCGCTAGTACTCCATTGCTACATACAATCCATGACAATAATACTTCTGCTCGTGCTCCTGCGCCTGCCCCCCCACCATTGCCCGATCGGTCGAGGGCTAATACGATCAATCGATCCGAAA CTATTCCTGTATCTGCTAGTGGTGGACCTACGTCCTTCAACGCCAATGGAAGTGAAAGTACCACCATGAACCCACCCCCTCCCCCGGCTCATCCCGCATCCCCATCCAAAGCCCGTACCAACTCGGGCGGTCCACCcccgcctcttcttcggagTGCTACCATTAACCGAGGCAGCAGCGTCGGTAGCGGCAATGGGagtggcggcggcggtggtggttCCCCTCCTCGTCGATCCAACACCATTTCTCGCGCGGCGCCTTATACACAAGAGAAGTACTCTGCATCTGCTACAAGTCTTAGTCTAGGCGAAAAAGAAGTATATTCagacgaagatgacgagCCTGAAGAGCCTGGAGCGGTTACAAACCTGTCCGCCCAAGCGAAAAGGATGTTGGACGAGTTCCCAGACATGACAGAAGCTAACCGTCGTCCCCCGGCGTTCGTCCCCGATATTCGTATTAAGGACTGCCACCATGTTTCGGCTTTTGCTGTTTATGGCCGATATGTATGCATGGGCGCACACCATGTACGAGTCTACGACACCCAGCTGTCGGATCATGCGATTAGTGTGGTAGACTTGAAAGAGACGGGGTTGGAAAGCAGGGGGAAGGACCCGAAAGTGACGGCAATGTGTTTCCGTCCGGGCGCGACGgagagtgaagaagggaggtACCTCTGGTGCGGTACGAAAGACGGGCATCTGTGGGAACTTGATATTTCCACGGGGGAAGTAACCAGCACCAAGGCGTTTGTACATACGTCTTCCATCAGCTATATCTGGCGGCACCGGAAGAACATTATTTCCTTGGATGAAGGCGGGAAATTACTCGTGTTTGATGTAGGTGATATAGAAGGGAAACCACCGACCATGGCGAGACAATTACGGATCGGCGACAAATTTGGATTCGCCAAATTCATATGTGGAAAACTGTGGACATCAAGCGGTCCCCTTACCCGATCGACTACATCGTCCGCTACATCCAAGGGCCCCACCGTCCGGATATACGACCCCTGTGCGCCGGGGACGATGCCCCCGCCTAAAACGATTTTCGCAACCGAATGGGCTGGCGCGGTCACATCGGCGACGTACATGCCTTTACACCACGACACCATCTTTCTCGGCCATGAGGGCGGGTTTGTCAGTGTGTGGGATGGGAAAGAGTTGGTGTGTAAGCAGGTGCTGAAGATTAGTTCGACGGATGTGCTCGCTTTGGAAGGTGTAGGAGAGTATTTGTGGACAGGAAATAGGAAGGGACAGATTCATGTGTTTGATATAAAAGAGAAACCATGGTTGGCGACGAATATATGGATTGGGCATCC CGATAACCCTGTGCAATCATTGGTAGTTGACCCGTACTCGATTCAGTCTGCGGGCAGATACACCTGTTGGTCTTTTGCCCGGGACGCGCTACGAGCATGGGACGGTCTCCTCTCTGTCGATTGGATCG ACAAACAACTCACTGCACGTCAATCATCATTCTGCACATTCCGCCCCGCCAACGTTTTGATCTGTACATGGAACATTGACTCTGCCAAACCTACAGATCTGAATGGATCGGTCGCCAATGCCCATTTCTTGGAAGATGTGCTGAGGTCTGTGGATTCACCGGATATCATCGTGTTTGGCTTCCAGGAAGTCATCCCGTTGACTGATAAAAAATATACTGCCA AAACTCTTCTTTTCGGAAACAAATCCAAGGATGGCGGGGCAGCAGCAGACAGAGTATCGCACGCCTATCGACACTGGCTAGAAAAACTTCAATCAGCAGTCAAGATGGCTTCCCCTTCAAATTGTCCTTATGTCAAGATCCATTCAGAGAGTCTTGTAGGCTTGTTTACGTGCATCTTCGTGAAACAGTCGGAGAAGAATTTCTTGCGGGATCTGGATATTACCACTGTCAAGCG AGGCATAGGCGGGATATACGGGAATAAGGGAGCTATTGTCTCCCGCCTCGTGATGGATGATACATCCATTTGCTTTATCAACGTCCACCTCGCTGCTGGCCAGTCTCAAAAAGCTTCGCGGAACGCCGATCTCGCAGGTATCCTCGAAGACAAAGCCATTTTCCCTCCAGCGGACGAGTTGCCGTTTGTTCATGGAGGGTGTGGGACGGGGATTTTAGATCATGAGATGGTGTTTTTGAATGGTGATTTGAAT TACCGCATTGATCAAAGACGTGAGAATGTCATCTCGTCTATTGCCAATGGCGAGCTAGCCTATCTCCTTGAGCATGATCAACTGCGTAAAGAGATGAGGACGAACCATGCTTTCAGATTGAGGAACTTTGAAGAGGCACCGATCACGTTTGCGCCGACATACAAGTACAACCCGGGCACGCACGATTATGATTCCAGTGAGAAGAGGCGTATTCCAGCTTG GTGTGATAGGATTCTGTACAAGAAATCGCCACGAGTACAAGCCCTCAATTACCAGCGCTACGAACCTACCGTCTCAGATCATCGACCAGTTTCTGCAGGGTATACGATAACCCTGAAAGCGATCAATTcgttgaagatgatggatgtgAGACGGGAAGTTACTGGAGAATGGGCGGAACGAGAAAAGGAGTTGCTGGAGAAGATGCAAGAGGTGTTTGACGGTATTGAATGA